In the Drosophila takahashii strain IR98-3 E-12201 chromosome 3R, DtakHiC1v2, whole genome shotgun sequence genome, one interval contains:
- the tal-AA gene encoding peptide tarsal-less AA: protein MLDPTGTYRRPRDSQDTRQKRRQDCLDPTGQY from the coding sequence ATGCTGGATCCCACTGGAACCTATCGGCGACCCCGCGACTCGCAAGACACCCGCCAAAAGAGGCGACAGGACTGTCTGGATCCCACCGGGCAGTACTGA